The DNA region GGTCGTCAAATTGTCCAGGGGGACGACTAATGCGATAAACCTTGACCTCATACGCGATCTCTCTGACTATCTAAAAGTAGCCAGGGAGGATACAAAAATTTCGGGGTTGGTTCTGACTAGCGCGAATGAGAAGTTCTTCTCCATCGGGTTTGATATCCCCGGATTGATAAACCTGGAAGAGAGGGATTTTTCGGAATTCTACCGGGCATTCAATCGTCTCTGTGTGGATATGTATACGTTTCCGAAGCCGGTAATAGCTGCGATCACCGGACACGCAGTTGCCGGCGGCTGTATCCTTACAATATGTTGCGACTACCGGTATATTTCTGAAGGAAAGAAATTGATGGGTCTCAATGAGATAAAGCTCGGCGTGCCGTTGCCATATCCTGCGGATCGCATACTGAGGCAGATCGTTGATGACCGCAGTGTGCGCAAGATCCTGGATACCGGCGATTTCTTTCCACCAGAAGAGACGCTCAAAATGGGTCTCGTGGATGAGGTGATGCCACTTCAACAAGTTTTGCCGACATCAGTTGGGAAAATCAAATCAATCGTCTCTTTTTCGCTGGAGGCTTTTCGAATGATCAAACAGAACCGTACCGAAAAGGTTGCAGCTCAGATCCAGGCAGAATTGACAGAGAAGGAAAAAATATTCATAGATCTGTGGTATACTCCCGAAACTCGAGAAAAGCTAAAGGCCGCCCTCGCGAAATTCTGACCGCTGGGGTCAAATCTTTACATGTGACAAAGAAGAATGGTCGATCTATTTTGATATGGCAAGGTCATTAAGAATCCAATACCCTGGTGCATACTATCACGTAATGTGTAGAGGTAACGCTAGTAGAAAAATTTTTATGGATGACCTCGATAGAAAGAAATTCCTGGACTATCTTACGGAATCAGTAGAAGTCTACCACGTAGTATTGTTTGCCTACGTTCTGATGCAAAACCACTTCCATATGTTGCTGAAGACCGAGAAGGCGAACCTTGCAGAATTCATGCGGCGCTTCAATATCTGCTATACAGGATGGTTCAATTACCATCATGGATGTTGTGGTCATCTATTTCAAGGGCGATATAAATCCATATTGATAGACGCGGACAGCTATTTGCTTGAAGTTTCTAGATATATACATTTAAACGTTGTGCGTGGGTCGCGATTAGGGATCGCGGACAGCGGAGGAAAATGGCGTTATGTTAGAAGATATCAATGGAGCACGTTACCAGGCTATCTGGATAAGAATTCCATTGTTGATTTTGTTTCGTACGATGAAATTCTCACCATGATTGGCGGCCGTTCTTCATACCGAGATTTCATGCTTGATGGTTTACGACGTGGTATCAGAAACCCCTTTGATTTGGTGAAATATCGCACGATTCTAGGTGATGATGATTTCATAACGCGAATCAAGGCTGAACATCTGGAAAATGGTTCGACTAGAGAGCAACCAGCGTTTCGAGGCCTTGTTGTTAGAAAAATCGATGCCGAGGTTATTTTGCAGCATCTTGCTGATATCATAAAGATAGACAGGACAATACTTTCAAAGAGACGGGGTCCAGGTGTGGTGCGTGGCATTGCCGCGGAGTTGTTGTATAGATACGGTGACCTTAATTTAGATAAAATCGGCGCACTCTTGGGGGGTATTGATTATTGTTCGGTGAGTCAATTAAGACGTCGCTTAAAACAAAAGATGGTAGAAGATAAACAGACCATGATCTTGTTCGGTAGGATTAACAGGGTAATTGCAGGACTTTGTCACATGTAAAGATTTGACCCCGTAGCCCGCGGTTGACACTGTAGCGTAAATCCGTACAATACAATTTAACTGACAATAATATCGGACTGAGAAAGGAGGCATGAATGAAAAAAGTTTTGTTTCCGCTATTCTGCGCCATGCTGATACTGATCACGTGCACGTCGGAAGATACTCATGACTATGAATTGGAGCGCACTGAAACACGCGTTTGGCCGTCACCAGGGATCAATACTATCAACGCAATAACCGTGAATGGAGAGGTCACCGTCTCCGCAACGCCGGATACGTTGATCACGGCGGTTATTACGCGTTCCTGCACTGGATCTGATTCGCTCGATGCCGAAGAACACATAGTTGACATTGAAATAACCGAGAACATTGCAGGCGGAGAACTGACTCTGGAAGCGGATATGCCCGATACGAACGACCGTGATTACCGGGCAGATTTCGACTTTACTGCACCTGCGTCCAAATACCTCGACATAACTGTGTTAAATGGTGAGGTCTCACTTTATGATATGACTGCTGGAGCCAGCATTTTAGTTACGAACGGCGGGATCACGACGGACAATATGCACGGTAGTGTTGAAGGAACGATCGTGAATGGCGCGATTCATTGCGATATGGAGGAATTGGGTGCAAATGAAACAATTCTGCTAACGACGACAAATGGGATGGTAACTCTACTCCTGCCCGATGATGTCCGGGCCGAGTTCGACGCTTCCACGACCAACGGTGAGATTACGATCAGTGGCTTCAATACCATAACCTACACGGTAAACGAAACAAATCACAAGGCGGGTACCTTGGGTGTCGGTAGTACCAACGCGACGATCAACATTACCGTCGTGAATGGAAATATTATTATCCAGGCGCGTTAGTGACGCAGTAACGCTGTAAGAAAGACAATGCCAAAACAGGAGGGACCGGTGGGGTCGCTTGCATGACCCCACTGTTTTCTTAAACCCCGTGGCGGATTTTCTTGTCTAATCAATAGGGGTGCATAGGCGCAAGTTTTGAAGGGAAGATGTGTCAAAAATACTAGAAAGATCTCTCCACCACATAAATTATGACCATAATAGGCACTACTGAAGATACAGAC from candidate division WOR-3 bacterium includes:
- a CDS encoding enoyl-CoA hydratase/isomerase family protein; the encoded protein is MKHIEVTSSEGVAVVKLSRGTTNAINLDLIRDLSDYLKVAREDTKISGLVLTSANEKFFSIGFDIPGLINLEERDFSEFYRAFNRLCVDMYTFPKPVIAAITGHAVAGGCILTICCDYRYISEGKKLMGLNEIKLGVPLPYPADRILRQIVDDRSVRKILDTGDFFPPEETLKMGLVDEVMPLQQVLPTSVGKIKSIVSFSLEAFRMIKQNRTEKVAAQIQAELTEKEKIFIDLWYTPETREKLKAALAKF
- a CDS encoding transposase — translated: MARSLRIQYPGAYYHVMCRGNASRKIFMDDLDRKKFLDYLTESVEVYHVVLFAYVLMQNHFHMLLKTEKANLAEFMRRFNICYTGWFNYHHGCCGHLFQGRYKSILIDADSYLLEVSRYIHLNVVRGSRLGIADSGGKWRYVRRYQWSTLPGYLDKNSIVDFVSYDEILTMIGGRSSYRDFMLDGLRRGIRNPFDLVKYRTILGDDDFITRIKAEHLENGSTREQPAFRGLVVRKIDAEVILQHLADIIKIDRTILSKRRGPGVVRGIAAELLYRYGDLNLDKIGALLGGIDYCSVSQLRRRLKQKMVEDKQTMILFGRINRVIAGLCHM
- a CDS encoding DUF4097 domain-containing protein, producing the protein MKKVLFPLFCAMLILITCTSEDTHDYELERTETRVWPSPGINTINAITVNGEVTVSATPDTLITAVITRSCTGSDSLDAEEHIVDIEITENIAGGELTLEADMPDTNDRDYRADFDFTAPASKYLDITVLNGEVSLYDMTAGASILVTNGGITTDNMHGSVEGTIVNGAIHCDMEELGANETILLTTTNGMVTLLLPDDVRAEFDASTTNGEITISGFNTITYTVNETNHKAGTLGVGSTNATINITVVNGNIIIQAR